A genome region from Glycine max cultivar Williams 82 chromosome 5, Glycine_max_v4.0, whole genome shotgun sequence includes the following:
- the LOC100801537 gene encoding uncharacterized protein, with the protein MAQLNHREVLLFYVLLFLSVSVCFSATWLEPQHSRTMLDAEKEEQEKPLKKKTTTQSNKTNTKPTSSISSKNQTKTIKSDNLISSRNQTKTIKSNLVSSKNQTKTVKSNLVSSKNQTKTTKLPSNNIFSKTKNQTKPLKPSSTNSPSKTKPTDTALSKKLNSKTKKLNVTSKSPPSKPGTTVSISSNKKTLDLARPTNKTTKATATNKQAKTTTTTNKKQQTQKKPTKQKAPPSWIMEELEEEDDDLVSEFTDLPNKFHRTLLPDLERISTTSKAYITKANNEMTKGFKPYVGKKYAPTLATIISCAFILIPLLLVSLLCTRIKAYFSLQKILIFIQIYLSIYFTILCVTSFFTGFEPLRFLYSTSQSTYLCLQVLQTLAYVFYLLLLLMYLVLLFSTDCGLASKFLGLAQVFVGFAVGLHYYVTVFHRVVLQQPPKTNWKIHAIYATCFLLICVLAGADRRKKTYVEDGGGEGKKN; encoded by the coding sequence ATGGCTCAACTCAATCACAGAGAGGTACTACTGTTCTATGTTCTTTTGTTCCTTTCTGTCTCTGTTTGCTTCAGTGCCACCTGGTTGGAACCTCAACATAGTAGAACAATGTTGGATGCcgaaaaagaagagcaagagaagcctttgaaaaagaaaaccaCCACCCAATCCAACAAAACCAACACCAAGCCCACTAGTAGTATTTCCTCAAAGAACCAAACCAAAACCATCAAATCCGACAACCTTATTTCCTCCAGAAACCAAACCAAAACCATCAAATCCAATCTCGTTTCCTccaaaaaccaaaccaaaaccGTCAAATCCAATCTTGTTTCCTccaaaaaccaaaccaaaaccaCAAAATTACCCAGCAACAACATTTTCTCCAAAACCAAAAACCAAACCAAGCCACTCAAGCCTAGCTCCACCAATTCACCTTCCAAAACCAAACCCACCGACACTGCCCTCAGCAAGAAGCTCAATAGTAAGACCAAGAAGCTCAACGTCACATCAAAATCCCCACCCTCAAAACCCGGCACCACCGTTTCCATTTCAAGCAACAAGAAAACATTGGATCTCGCGAGACCCACtaacaaaacaacaaaagcCACCGCCACCAACAAGCaagccaaaacaacaacaacaacaaacaagaaACAACAAACTCAGAAGAAACCTACGAAACAAAAAGCACCACCGAGTTGGATCATGGAGGAGCTggaagaggaagatgatgatttgGTTTCAGAGTTCACAGATCTACCCAACAAGTTCCACCGGACACTCCTCCCCGACCTGGAACGAATCTCCACCACTTCCAAAGCCTACATCACCAAAGCCAACAACGAAATGACCAAAGGCTTCAAACCCTACGTTGGCAAAAAATACGCACCTACCCTCGCCACCATTATCTCTTGCGCCTTCATACTCATCCCTCTCCTCTTAGTCTCTCTCCTCTGCACAAGAATCAAAGCCTATTTCTCCCTCCAGAAGATCTTAATCTTCATCCAAATCTATCTCTCCATCTACTTCACCATTCTCTGTGTCACGTCGTTCTTCACCGGCTTCGAACCCCTCAGGTTTCTATACTCTACTTCGCAGTCAACGTATCTGTGCCTGCAGGTGCTGCAGACCCTCGCTTACGTCTTCTACTTGCTGCTGCTCCTCATGTACCTCGTGCTCCTGTTCTCCACGGACTGTGGCCTGGCCTCCAAGTTCTTGGGCCTGGCTCAGGTCTTCGTCGGCTTCGCCGTTGGGCTGCATTATTACGTCACGGTCTTTCACAGGGTCGTGCTGCAGCAACCGCCCAAGACCAATTGGAAGATCCACGCCATTTACGCCACGTGTTTTCTGCTCATCTGTGTGCTTGCCGGAGCTGATAGAAGGAAAAAGACTTACGTGGAAGACGGTGGAGGAGAAGGCAAGAAAAATTGA